In Dysgonomonadaceae bacterium zrk40, one genomic interval encodes:
- a CDS encoding AraC family transcriptional regulator — translation MQSIYLATIFAGALVCLLSSLLLIARRKSGERSRLILAIIVFFSVLNYIPRFIAVSKGLDPELVVSTKMLLIGNFMVISYIMYPIEVVRPGWLNFTRIVQLYAIWLLLLMLYLTTQLAGVNYASYSSLPEMMLNVNQFDMWFTLILCLLLFAPVVLVIFIKRIEHNSNTDTAWLKKYAFTFIINIFAYLMLLTFNHPLVHILYYYVSVGCSLYIVYMELFDRLLATTVKKKTPDEPLLQDAFLKPTTPYATAIPASRNVVLAERLDAYMRDNSTWRDPDISLTLLASALNTNRTTLSQTIQECGYENYTHYINKLPIQDFIQQTRSGLSSNYLDTFFLVGFRSHNTALRNFKQITGTTLSEYFSTAHS, via the coding sequence ATGCAATCCATCTATTTAGCCACAATCTTTGCCGGAGCGCTGGTATGCCTGCTTTCCTCGTTGTTGTTGATAGCCCGCCGCAAGTCGGGAGAGCGCTCACGCCTCATACTGGCCATCATCGTTTTCTTCTCCGTGTTGAATTACATACCACGATTCATTGCCGTGAGCAAAGGACTGGATCCGGAGCTTGTTGTCTCCACGAAGATGTTGCTGATTGGGAACTTCATGGTCATCTCCTACATCATGTATCCCATCGAAGTGGTCCGTCCCGGGTGGCTCAACTTCACACGCATCGTACAACTATATGCCATTTGGCTGCTGCTGCTCATGCTCTATCTGACCACCCAACTTGCAGGAGTCAACTATGCCTCCTATTCATCGCTTCCGGAGATGATGCTCAATGTGAATCAATTTGATATGTGGTTTACTCTCATTCTTTGCCTGCTACTCTTCGCACCTGTCGTGCTGGTCATCTTCATCAAGCGCATCGAACACAACAGCAACACCGACACTGCCTGGTTGAAGAAATATGCTTTCACTTTCATTATCAACATCTTCGCCTACCTCATGTTGCTCACGTTCAACCATCCACTGGTCCATATCCTTTACTACTATGTCAGTGTCGGATGCAGCCTTTACATCGTCTACATGGAGCTGTTCGACCGGTTGCTGGCAACAACAGTTAAAAAGAAGACTCCTGATGAACCTCTCTTGCAGGATGCATTTTTGAAGCCCACCACTCCCTATGCAACAGCCATCCCGGCATCCAGGAATGTAGTGCTGGCAGAACGGCTCGATGCCTATATGAGGGACAACAGCACCTGGCGCGATCCCGATATCTCCCTTACCCTATTGGCATCCGCGCTCAATACGAACCGCACCACCCTGTCACAAACAATACAGGAGTGCGGGTATGAGAACTACACCCATTACATCAACAAGTTGCCCATCCAGGATTTCATACAGCAGACAAGATCCGGATTATCGTCCAACTACCTTGACACCTTCTTTCTTGTCGGTTTCCGTTCACACAACACGGCCCTCCGCAACTTCAAGCAGATCACCGGCACAACCCTGTCAGAATATTTCTCGACAGCTCATAGCTGA